GCGCCCGGTGCGGCCGGCTCTACCAGAACTGCCTCGAAGCCTTGGAGGCCGCCGGGGAGCAGGGAATCGTGCTCAAGGAGGAGGACATCGTGAAAATTTCCGTCGCCAAGGTGATGTTCACCCCGGCGCTGGAGATTGATGGGAAGCTCGTGAGCGAGGGGAAGCTTCTGACGGTGGAGCAGATCGTGGAGAAGCTGCGCGGTACGGCGTAGTGTATTTCGGCGGGCGGGTGTGGAGACCCGCCCCT
This portion of the bacterium genome encodes:
- a CDS encoding thioredoxin family protein; the protein is MRQLKIYGAGCARCGRLYQNCLEALEAAGEQGIVLKEEDIVKISVAKVMFTPALEIDGKLVSEGKLLTVEQIVEKLRGTA